The following proteins are co-located in the Deltaproteobacteria bacterium genome:
- the bamD gene encoding outer membrane protein assembly factor BamD, translating to MGTNGRWVFSFEQRALTRKCHRLGVGLALFFMISGCLAGQPAGASSKQDPAMNIQKGEEALAKGDYNRAIIELNDVLLKAPKSQYAPRALYQLARAFELSGDPIDARLIVQKLRSDHPDSPEARLAQTTPLPALEALAAQRASSPPAEQPREVPQTTKPTPVAAARTDAAERSDLRPPTLGLTLPDLWPLDTEVGLR from the coding sequence ATGGGAACGAACGGGCGTTGGGTCTTTAGCTTCGAACAGCGGGCGCTGACCCGCAAGTGCCATCGCCTCGGCGTTGGGCTGGCGTTGTTCTTCATGATCAGCGGGTGCCTGGCCGGCCAACCGGCCGGAGCGTCGTCTAAACAAGACCCGGCGATGAATATTCAAAAGGGCGAGGAGGCGTTGGCGAAGGGTGACTACAACAGGGCGATTATCGAGCTGAACGATGTGTTGCTGAAGGCGCCCAAGAGCCAGTACGCCCCTCGGGCGCTCTATCAGCTAGCTCGCGCCTTCGAGCTGTCGGGGGACCCCATCGACGCTCGGCTGATCGTTCAAAAGCTGCGATCCGATCATCCGGACTCGCCGGAGGCTCGCCTAGCCCAGACCACTCCGTTGCCGGCACTGGAGGCCCTGGCAGCGCAACGCGCAAGCTCGCCTCCGGCAGAACAACCGCGAGAAGTGCCGCAGACCACAAAGCCGACACCGGTGGCGGCGGCGCGTACCGATGCGGCAGAGCGCAGCGACCTCCGCCCTCCTACCTTGGGTCTGACCCTGCCCGACTTGTGGCCTCTGGACACGGAGGTTGGATTGCGGTAG
- a CDS encoding tetratricopeptide repeat protein, with amino-acid sequence MVALLLLGVQPAIAATETRTIRATGEYRMGDNDTRADAKRLALLDAKRLALEQVGTCVESITEVRDMAVTRDEIRALTAGVVEIKEVETHATMDGETTVIRVDVLCRIDPGGVARQIARLRESEKAADALQRLHEENERLRAQLQEQSRQVAHAKTKTDVERATTKRQRVMQEAEADALIARAWAEIVQRDEARDAGRSPEATIRETRDLLQRAMMLQPDRPEGHEAMAQLLYDEGNFAGALRELAASARLRPDDWQPRAVLANALYNTRDLDGAIREYREALRLNPAGMPLRTCLGEALLEKKDFAGALRECSAEASTGWGPTRFCMGRALAGTGDFDGAERELRDVLRQYSAPNAHYQLGLVLMAKGNAGPATEQFKLYLRDLTVPLGMGSFGTAVAASCNGPDKFPACFKGGLFSVEASEADRQQTRDLLRTLGGEP; translated from the coding sequence ATGGTCGCCCTGCTATTACTCGGTGTGCAGCCAGCCATTGCTGCTACCGAGACGCGCACCATTCGTGCCACCGGCGAGTACCGCATGGGCGACAACGACACGCGCGCCGACGCCAAGCGCTTGGCACTTCTAGATGCCAAGCGGCTGGCCTTGGAGCAGGTGGGCACGTGCGTCGAGAGCATCACCGAGGTGCGCGACATGGCGGTCACGCGCGATGAGATCCGTGCGCTGACTGCGGGCGTCGTGGAAATCAAGGAGGTGGAAACGCACGCCACGATGGACGGTGAAACGACGGTGATACGCGTCGATGTCCTCTGTCGGATCGACCCGGGAGGTGTTGCCCGTCAGATTGCCCGCTTACGCGAGAGTGAAAAGGCCGCCGACGCCCTTCAACGTCTGCACGAGGAGAATGAGCGGCTGCGCGCGCAACTGCAAGAACAATCGCGGCAGGTGGCGCATGCCAAGACGAAGACCGACGTGGAGCGCGCGACGACCAAGCGCCAACGCGTGATGCAGGAGGCTGAAGCCGACGCGCTGATCGCACGCGCATGGGCGGAAATAGTACAAAGGGACGAGGCGCGTGACGCGGGTCGTTCGCCCGAAGCGACGATCCGTGAGACCCGCGATCTTCTCCAGCGCGCCATGATGCTCCAGCCGGACCGGCCGGAGGGGCACGAGGCGATGGCCCAGTTGCTGTACGACGAGGGCAACTTCGCAGGCGCCTTGCGCGAGCTCGCTGCGTCAGCGCGATTACGGCCGGACGATTGGCAACCGCGTGCGGTGCTCGCGAACGCCCTTTACAACACGCGCGATTTAGACGGCGCGATTCGGGAGTACCGCGAGGCGTTGCGCCTCAACCCGGCTGGAATGCCGCTGCGCACGTGCCTGGGTGAGGCATTGCTCGAGAAGAAGGACTTCGCAGGCGCGCTACGCGAATGCAGCGCAGAGGCGAGCACTGGGTGGGGGCCGACTCGCTTCTGCATGGGACGCGCTCTAGCCGGCACTGGCGACTTCGACGGCGCGGAGCGCGAGTTGCGCGACGTGTTGCGCCAGTACTCCGCTCCAAATGCGCACTACCAGCTCGGGCTAGTGCTCATGGCCAAGGGCAACGCTGGACCAGCCACTGAGCAGTTTAAGTTGTACCTGCGAGATCTGACGGTGCCGCTGGGCATGGGCAGCTTCGGGACCGCTGTAGCCGCAAGCTGCAACGGCCCCGACAAATTTCCGGCATGCTTCAAGGGCGGACTGTTTTCGGTAGAAGCATCGGAAGCTGATCGGCAGCAGACGCGAGACTTGCTCCGTACCCTCGGCGGCGAACCGTGA
- a CDS encoding ATP-binding protein gives MAYVPRAIEAKVRKLTAQFRAVLVTGPRQAGKTSLLAHLTAELFGDRARSIAFDTPSEVAAFRRDPDLFFLNHPGILFLDEVQHVPDLFPYLKRELDRARGKFRFFLSGSQHFELMKGVTESLAGRVAVLDLWPFAVQETRGQRIAATTELLESPTKLGDLLGREYPATDHDDVVPAMLTGGYPPVVLEGAGADWLEAYRRTYVQRDIRELSQVADLGRFDRFVVLCAGRSGTVINKAEVGSVVGIDSKTVDHWLSLLETSYQIVSLPAYFATTTKRLVKRPKWVFADSGLGLHVQAIRDAHGLLNAPHFGHLFESFVIMEIRKLYGHAGMPWNGSFWRTPQGLECDLVLPVAGRLVPIEIKHAASPASRDLTPLEAFLDLYPKTARHGILISMHPRVERLTQRIYNLPLGLILNGP, from the coding sequence GTGGCGTACGTCCCGCGTGCCATCGAGGCAAAGGTCCGGAAACTGACGGCGCAGTTTCGCGCCGTCCTCGTCACCGGCCCGCGCCAGGCCGGCAAGACCTCGCTGCTCGCGCATCTGACCGCCGAGCTCTTCGGCGACCGGGCCCGGTCGATCGCGTTCGACACCCCGAGCGAGGTGGCCGCCTTCCGCCGCGACCCGGACCTCTTTTTCCTCAACCACCCGGGCATCCTCTTTCTCGACGAGGTGCAACACGTCCCGGACCTCTTTCCCTATCTCAAGCGTGAGTTGGACCGGGCTCGGGGAAAATTTCGCTTCTTCCTCTCCGGCAGCCAGCACTTCGAGTTGATGAAGGGAGTGACAGAGTCGCTGGCCGGCCGGGTCGCGGTGCTGGATCTCTGGCCGTTTGCCGTGCAAGAGACGCGCGGGCAGCGCATCGCGGCCACTACGGAACTGCTGGAGAGTCCCACCAAGCTCGGCGATCTGCTCGGGCGCGAGTATCCGGCCACCGACCATGACGATGTCGTCCCCGCCATGCTTACGGGCGGATACCCGCCCGTGGTGTTGGAGGGCGCGGGCGCCGACTGGCTGGAGGCCTATCGCCGCACGTACGTGCAGCGTGACATTCGAGAACTCAGTCAGGTGGCGGACCTCGGGCGGTTCGATCGCTTTGTCGTCCTGTGCGCGGGCCGCTCGGGTACGGTGATCAACAAGGCCGAAGTCGGCAGCGTGGTCGGCATCGACAGCAAGACCGTCGATCACTGGCTGTCGCTGTTGGAGACCAGCTATCAGATCGTGTCGCTCCCGGCGTACTTCGCCACCACCACCAAGCGGCTGGTCAAGCGGCCCAAGTGGGTGTTCGCAGACAGCGGCCTGGGCTTGCACGTGCAAGCAATCCGTGACGCACACGGCCTGCTCAACGCGCCGCACTTCGGGCACCTGTTCGAGTCGTTCGTGATCATGGAGATTCGCAAGCTGTACGGGCATGCGGGGATGCCGTGGAACGGGTCGTTCTGGCGCACGCCGCAAGGGTTGGAATGCGATCTGGTGCTACCAGTGGCGGGGCGGCTGGTACCAATCGAGATCAAGCACGCCGCCTCACCCGCCAGCCGCGACCTGACCCCGCTGGAGGCGTTTCTCGATCTCTACCCGAAGACGGCGCGCCACGGCATCTTGATTTCGATGCACCCGCGCGTCGAGCGCCTCACCCAACGCATTTACAACCTGCCGCTCGGCCTGATTCTCAACGGCCCGTGA